From one Bacteroidota bacterium genomic stretch:
- a CDS encoding CHAT domain-containing protein has product MLKYIILMQLRTSQIAAIIFLLASLNIQAQDSYDVLKSKYDSLKMDGNLNVALSITKAMKQMEFEQEGDTSLRYAVSFRYIGNCFLDADSSLIYYNLSKQCLEKQNRILHPDYANSLRCELMFAGANLSWIGEQAEMLQKTGDDGILTAAEVSALDLSQTKLVVLSACETGLGKIEGSEGVFGLQRGFKLAGVKQLIVSLWSVPDKETMQLMTTFYSDLAITKDTVKSFAMAQTKMLNNYLDNPEKWAGFVLVR; this is encoded by the coding sequence ATGTTGAAATACATAATTTTAATGCAATTAAGGACAAGCCAAATTGCTGCAATAATTTTTCTACTGGCCTCATTAAATATTCAAGCACAAGATTCTTATGATGTTCTGAAATCGAAGTACGATTCACTGAAAATGGATGGTAATTTAAATGTGGCCTTGTCAATAACCAAAGCCATGAAACAAATGGAATTTGAACAAGAAGGTGATACAAGCCTCCGATATGCAGTCTCATTTAGATATATTGGAAATTGCTTTTTAGACGCTGATTCTTCTTTGATTTACTACAATTTGTCAAAGCAATGTTTAGAAAAACAAAATCGAATATTACATCCGGATTATGCAAATAGTCTACGCTGCGAATTGATGTTTGCCGGTGCTAATCTAAGCTGGATAGGCGAGCAGGCCGAGATGCTGCAGAAAACTGGAGATGATGGCATCCTGACGGCAGCAGAAGTATCTGCACTTGACCTTAGTCAAACAAAACTTGTAGTATTATCAGCCTGCGAAACAGGACTTGGTAAGATTGAAGGCAGTGAAGGTGTATTCGGTTTGCAACGGGGCTTTAAACTGGCAGGTGTAAAGCAATTGATTGTAAGTTTGTGGTCAGTGCCAGACAAAGAGACCATGCAGCTAATGACCACTTTCTACAGCGACTTGGCAATTACCAAAGACACGGTGAAATCTTTTGCCATGGCTCAAACTAAAATGCTCAATAATTATCTCGATAATCCCGAAAAATGGGCGGGGTTTGTACTTGTGCGGTGA
- a CDS encoding tetratricopeptide repeat protein, translating into MKQKGNAFYRAGEIDSAIYYYLKELQIKKIVYGVESSDYRLGLENIALMYVTSENSKEAIAYYTKLLDALPLNTITDSTEYLRFLIVVADIYEQIDDFEHSIEYQIVILSYRKNLLGEEHPDYAISLNELGVQYEKIGAYNSAETYYLKALDIRKNVLGKEHPDYAASLNNIGLLYSIIGNYDSAMKYLKMALEIIQKLVGKEHIANATILNNLGGLYLNIGDYLSAEICYKQAIIIRRNVLGEEHVDYAMSLNNVGAFLIEMEDYKTAESFLKQALVIRKKALREDHPYINITLNNLGVLYSKMGEHKLADFFLTMACENTKRVNGNEHPDHAICLDNLGGLYMDMADYTSAEGCVRKALEIRKNVFGEQHPEYEVNLSNLGIVYSKMSDYQSAAFCFKQVLEINKRNLLSNFNWLSDAAKKLFWQHKEYIYSLLPSFSISVYSSQPSASILSYNISLTSKGILLDNTRGFSACYSTIKRYNFAEELHRVGQPSENNYQFGEYGQYYQSTARCPTFRSRFIG; encoded by the coding sequence TTGAAGCAAAAAGGCAACGCATTTTATAGGGCAGGTGAAATTGATTCGGCTATTTATTATTACCTTAAGGAGCTACAGATTAAAAAAATAGTTTATGGTGTTGAGAGTTCAGATTACCGCTTGGGCCTTGAAAATATTGCCTTGATGTATGTAACCTCAGAAAATTCTAAGGAAGCAATAGCTTACTATACGAAACTGCTTGATGCGTTGCCCCTTAATACTATTACAGATAGTACTGAATACTTAAGATTTTTAATTGTAGTAGCTGATATTTATGAGCAAATTGATGATTTTGAGCATTCAATAGAATATCAGATAGTAATATTAAGTTATAGAAAAAATTTGCTTGGTGAAGAGCATCCAGACTACGCAATTAGTTTAAATGAACTTGGAGTTCAATATGAAAAAATAGGTGCCTACAATTCTGCAGAGACCTATTACTTAAAAGCTTTAGATATTCGCAAAAATGTTTTAGGGAAAGAACATCCGGATTATGCTGCGAGTCTGAACAACATTGGCCTCCTGTACTCGATCATAGGAAACTACGATTCGGCCATGAAATATTTAAAAATGGCGCTAGAGATCATACAGAAATTAGTCGGCAAGGAACATATAGCCAATGCTACAATTTTAAATAACCTTGGTGGGCTATACTTAAACATAGGCGACTACTTATCAGCAGAAATCTGTTACAAACAAGCTATTATTATACGTAGAAATGTTCTAGGAGAAGAACATGTTGATTATGCTATGAGTCTAAATAATGTAGGTGCTTTTCTCATAGAAATGGAAGATTACAAAACTGCAGAGTCTTTTTTAAAACAGGCCTTGGTTATTCGTAAAAAAGCTTTACGTGAAGATCATCCTTACATTAATATCACTCTTAATAATCTTGGAGTGCTATACAGTAAAATGGGGGAACATAAATTGGCGGATTTCTTTTTAACTATGGCTTGTGAAAATACTAAGAGAGTAAATGGTAATGAACATCCTGACCATGCTATTTGTCTTGATAATCTTGGAGGATTGTATATGGACATGGCCGATTACACTTCTGCGGAGGGTTGTGTAAGAAAGGCACTCGAAATTAGAAAGAATGTATTTGGCGAACAACATCCAGAATACGAGGTAAATTTAAGTAATCTTGGAATAGTTTATTCTAAAATGAGTGATTACCAATCCGCAGCCTTCTGCTTCAAGCAAGTTTTAGAAATTAATAAGAGAAATCTCCTTTCAAACTTTAACTGGCTTTCAGATGCAGCAAAGAAATTGTTCTGGCAGCATAAAGAATATATTTACAGTCTGCTACCGTCTTTTTCAATCTCAGTATATTCCAGCCAACCATCTGCATCCATTCTTTCATACAACATTTCTCTTACCTCAAAGGGAATATTACTTGACAACACTCGTGGTTTTTCAGCATGCTATTCAACAATTAAAAGATACAATTTTGCAGAAGAACTACACAGAGTTGGGCAACCTTCGGAGAATAATTATCAATTTGGAGAGTATGGGCAGTACTACCAAAGTACAGCTAGATGCCCTACGTTCCGAAGCAGATTCATTGGATAA
- a CDS encoding sigma-70 family RNA polymerase sigma factor, protein MVEAEDLEKIRAGNHSPILSCYNKYRNEFLRWAVRNFSCSEEEAKDVFQEAMIGLFQNIRSGKVVSLTSNFKTYLWAIGKNHLLNLIKKNKRLVTFSSSMDIKLSDQIHDEMAKKEEDQHNHEMVRKYLSLLGENEQQILRFYYIEKLPMSVIAEKMGYKNADVAKKKKYEVMKKLARLIANKIRMLVLF, encoded by the coding sequence TTGGTGGAAGCGGAAGATCTGGAAAAAATCCGGGCAGGCAATCATAGTCCGATACTATCCTGCTATAATAAATACCGGAATGAATTCCTGCGCTGGGCGGTGCGGAATTTTTCCTGTTCTGAAGAAGAAGCCAAGGACGTTTTCCAGGAAGCGATGATCGGACTTTTCCAGAATATCCGTTCAGGAAAGGTAGTATCACTTACCTCCAACTTCAAGACCTATTTGTGGGCTATCGGAAAGAATCACTTACTTAATCTCATCAAAAAAAACAAACGCCTGGTTACCTTTTCGTCTTCAATGGATATTAAGCTATCAGATCAAATCCATGATGAGATGGCTAAAAAGGAAGAGGATCAGCACAACCATGAAATGGTGAGAAAATACTTGTCATTATTGGGGGAAAATGAACAGCAGATTCTGCGATTCTATTATATTGAGAAACTGCCCATGTCTGTAATCGCTGAGAAAATGGGCTACAAGAACGCCGATGTGGCTAAAAAGAAGAAGTACGAGGTAATGAAAAAACTCGCCCGCCTTATCGCAAATAAAATAAGAATGTTAGTATTGTTCTGA
- a CDS encoding tetratricopeptide repeat protein — protein MGGVCAGEVRKIYATILTEFMKIFSIIIRTINNANYLITIISICILNVLTNTTSYGQVKQTEIVWREYLEATSKQDYEAALKPISLLVKQFREISNEVNKDTIYAIYLGFQADIYEKLGIFDKAILCYKEQLLIFQNVLGDTSIYAILTTRKIILIYNTLNQDSLSINYQKELISIYNKTHFDDIRELAGAHEHLAYSYLTIKDLTSAEKELTSALIHYRKDKKNSKKELLYILKSLDAIYEEEGDYNKSIINLIEALELTIEIYGIKHEKTSVLHNNIATTYNKLFEFKKAKYHMEESLKICEEINGKNNINCLTCLSNISLLFADMGDYTNAINYANMSNIIRQNYFGKSSKEMADGLTCLGSIKFGMGKLDDAISIIEEAIEIYNYLKLTTTVDYSIAQNNLAQYYKSKGDFDRALQSQLISLEIDCHLFFETHPRLAQAYNNRGSLFHEAGSLDSALYYYEKALGIKNLNYGEGHPATALELNNIATVYSDLGRFQEAISLYTKTLNIYIEKVGENQSATAIAYNNIAYVYGRKGDFQKSIYYYEKSERILSGLPFKKKADWALVKNNLGTAYSNIGNDEMAVRYYENALELYRLYYGKDNHHAAVCLNNLAMTHERKKEYKLAIEYQKKL, from the coding sequence ATGGGCGGGGTTTGTGCTGGTGAGGTGAGAAAAATATATGCTACTATTTTAACAGAATTTATGAAAATATTCTCAATTATTATCAGAACAATTAACAACGCAAATTACTTAATTACAATTATCAGCATTTGTATTTTAAATGTGCTAACTAATACGACATCCTATGGTCAAGTCAAGCAAACTGAAATTGTTTGGAGAGAATATTTAGAAGCAACAAGCAAACAAGATTATGAAGCCGCATTAAAACCTATTTCACTATTAGTAAAACAGTTTCGAGAAATTAGCAATGAAGTAAATAAGGATACAATATATGCTATATACTTAGGATTTCAAGCCGACATTTATGAAAAACTAGGCATCTTTGACAAAGCAATACTATGCTATAAAGAACAACTCTTGATATTTCAAAATGTTCTAGGTGATACAAGCATTTATGCAATTCTCACAACAAGAAAAATAATTCTAATTTACAATACTTTAAATCAAGACTCTTTATCAATTAATTATCAGAAAGAATTAATTTCTATTTATAACAAAACTCATTTTGATGATATTCGTGAATTAGCAGGCGCTCACGAACATCTTGCTTATTCATATTTGACAATAAAAGATCTTACAAGCGCAGAAAAGGAATTAACATCAGCGTTAATACATTACAGAAAAGACAAGAAGAATAGCAAAAAAGAACTTTTATATATCTTGAAGTCATTAGATGCCATTTACGAAGAGGAGGGTGATTATAACAAATCAATAATTAACCTAATTGAAGCGCTTGAATTAACAATAGAAATTTACGGTATTAAGCATGAAAAAACAAGCGTTTTGCATAACAATATTGCGACAACATACAACAAGTTATTTGAGTTTAAAAAAGCCAAATATCATATGGAAGAGTCGCTAAAAATATGTGAAGAAATTAATGGTAAAAATAATATAAATTGTTTAACATGCTTAAGCAATATATCTTTACTATTTGCGGATATGGGAGATTACACAAATGCAATTAATTATGCAAATATGTCCAACATTATTCGTCAAAATTATTTTGGAAAGTCAAGCAAAGAAATGGCTGACGGATTAACCTGTTTGGGTAGCATAAAATTTGGAATGGGCAAGTTAGATGATGCGATTAGTATAATTGAAGAAGCTATTGAAATTTATAATTATCTCAAATTAACTACTACAGTAGATTACTCTATTGCACAAAATAACCTTGCTCAATATTACAAAAGCAAAGGTGATTTTGACAGGGCGTTACAGTCTCAGTTAATTTCACTTGAAATTGATTGTCACCTATTTTTTGAGACGCACCCTCGTTTAGCACAAGCTTACAACAATCGTGGGAGTCTATTTCATGAAGCCGGAAGCCTTGATAGTGCATTATACTATTATGAAAAGGCACTTGGAATTAAGAATTTAAACTATGGAGAAGGTCATCCTGCTACGGCTCTTGAATTGAATAATATTGCAACGGTATATTCTGATTTGGGTAGATTTCAGGAGGCTATATCCCTATACACAAAAACCTTAAATATCTATATAGAAAAAGTTGGGGAAAATCAATCAGCTACAGCTATTGCATATAATAATATAGCATATGTTTATGGCAGGAAAGGTGACTTTCAAAAATCAATTTACTATTACGAAAAATCTGAACGTATTCTTTCCGGTTTGCCTTTTAAGAAAAAAGCTGATTGGGCTTTAGTCAAAAATAATCTTGGGACAGCCTATTCAAATATAGGAAATGATGAAATGGCCGTTCGTTATTACGAAAATGCGTTGGAGTTATATCGTTTATATTATGGCAAAGATAATCATCATGCAGCTGTGTGTTTGAATAATCTCGCAATGACTCATGAAAGAAAAAAAGAATACAAACTTGCTATAGAATATCAAAAAAAGCTATAG
- a CDS encoding tetratricopeptide repeat protein, producing MIEAYMEGRLLEEQNLLVRNLLETDPDFLSEFRLYNAIVDGIRSEPTEALRKEMKKADVELDLTQVTIRGRWGSYSRVAAVLLLFILAASVVYFINTGRQMDAIQQVYVEDPGLPVTMNTGSKTLLDNAMSYYKTGDTDKALALLEELRWNSPQNDTVQYYLGVLFLKSGHPSKAEKQFEFVLQTEVPSVFKNDAEYRLAFALWMQNKKVKAKQLLRQIKDNSLHPYHQAAVSALETLE from the coding sequence TTGATAGAAGCCTATATGGAAGGGCGCCTATTGGAAGAACAAAACCTTCTAGTAAGAAATCTATTGGAGACTGATCCTGACTTTCTCTCCGAGTTCAGATTATATAATGCTATCGTAGATGGCATTCGCAGTGAGCCAACTGAAGCTTTGCGTAAGGAGATGAAAAAGGCGGATGTAGAATTGGACTTAACACAAGTGACTATCAGAGGCAGGTGGGGAAGTTATTCAAGGGTGGCAGCAGTGTTATTACTTTTTATCCTCGCAGCATCTGTCGTTTATTTTATTAATACTGGAAGGCAAATGGACGCGATACAGCAAGTATATGTAGAAGATCCCGGATTGCCGGTAACGATGAATACAGGATCAAAAACCCTTCTTGATAATGCTATGAGTTATTATAAGACCGGAGATACTGATAAGGCTTTGGCTTTGCTTGAAGAGTTAAGATGGAATTCACCTCAAAACGATACAGTCCAGTATTATCTGGGGGTATTGTTTCTAAAATCCGGCCATCCTTCCAAGGCAGAAAAGCAGTTTGAGTTCGTGCTGCAAACTGAGGTACCATCCGTATTTAAGAATGATGCCGAATACAGACTTGCATTTGCCTTATGGATGCAGAACAAGAAAGTTAAGGCAAAGCAGTTATTAAGACAAATTAAAGACAATTCTTTACATCCTTATCATCAGGCGGCTGTCAGTGCATTAGAGACTTTGGAATAA
- a CDS encoding T9SS type A sorting domain-containing protein — translation MFFYPGGAHDIAGGVIATSDGGYLINGAFGKSNAPGVFSAGYIIKTDSLGNQQWVQTLTGQSFGDNYGSIAVENSNGEFICYGHVQYHPGCSSYATRITKLSSNGNIVWSYCLQINPDWTGGIDKLAGVDNYVSVFNDQTNGTIFLRKWDDNGQQSAITSYKFNNAFSTTGSISTAKNAGFFIFGNYDTTGGKKNAYIAYFDNSMNLLWEKSYSKSTTSTFQRVTQDSASNIYCTGGIYASNQIFDLLAVKFDPNGNLIGSGRFGTNPDADLGNGIALLDNGDIVCSGSTGTTALIVKFCGLGCGNGQSQAYYSDADGDGYGDVLLGYYCQAVPNSSLLDGDCNDTDPNINPDASEICNGIDDNCDGATDEGLAPLVAPIAGQSVQCISLGFGATTFSVPPVNGALNYNWILPPDVSVLNGQGTNTLTIYWNLPQAHDGITGPLRLVVTNNCGQTEVSVDLHLQISVPVRPSSISGPSKLCPGEQATFSVLSVARCRLYNWTLPTGMTLLSGAGTNIITVGIDASYTGGAISLTANNACGTSPSRTKNLFLNNPVIAGVVTGPSSGLCEQSGIAYILSSVPGATSYQWTVPQGASIVSGQGSNSITVDFGPSFTSGALYVIANNNCGYSSARTLSLQAAPSKPGVITGLQQICPGQVQVPYSIQTVSNTNTYNWSLLAGLGNIASGQGTKNITINYNYVNTTGQQMSVTASNNCGTSIASVLNGIIIQPSNCNRNEISQQLEGFYLYPNPSTSILFLGGNTKDPVLYKIFDMTGQIVASGNTSMEINISGLAAGMYLCEIRDAQGNILLLDRMEVQR, via the coding sequence GTGTTTTTTTACCCCGGTGGCGCACATGATATTGCTGGTGGTGTCATTGCCACTTCGGATGGCGGCTATCTCATTAACGGAGCCTTCGGGAAAAGCAATGCACCAGGAGTATTTTCTGCAGGTTATATTATTAAAACGGATTCACTGGGAAATCAGCAATGGGTTCAGACCCTCACGGGACAATCTTTTGGAGATAATTACGGCAGCATTGCCGTTGAAAATTCGAACGGTGAATTCATCTGCTATGGGCATGTACAATACCACCCGGGTTGCTCCAGCTATGCCACCCGCATTACAAAACTTTCGTCGAACGGAAACATCGTCTGGTCTTATTGCCTCCAGATAAACCCCGATTGGACAGGAGGGATTGACAAGTTGGCGGGTGTCGACAATTATGTGTCGGTATTTAATGATCAAACCAACGGTACGATTTTCCTTCGTAAATGGGATGATAACGGTCAGCAGTCAGCCATTACTTCTTATAAATTCAATAATGCTTTTAGCACAACAGGTAGTATCTCCACTGCTAAAAATGCGGGTTTTTTCATCTTCGGAAATTATGATACCACTGGTGGAAAGAAGAATGCTTATATCGCTTACTTTGATAATAGCATGAATCTGCTGTGGGAAAAGTCCTATAGCAAATCGACAACTTCGACCTTCCAGCGTGTAACACAAGATAGCGCTAGCAATATCTATTGCACTGGCGGAATTTATGCCAGTAACCAGATCTTCGATTTACTTGCTGTTAAATTTGATCCTAACGGAAATCTGATCGGATCCGGAAGATTTGGTACCAACCCCGACGCCGATCTCGGCAACGGCATAGCCTTACTAGACAACGGCGATATAGTCTGTTCGGGCAGTACTGGTACTACGGCCCTTATTGTGAAATTCTGTGGACTTGGCTGCGGCAACGGGCAATCGCAGGCGTATTACAGTGATGCCGATGGTGACGGCTATGGGGATGTCCTTCTGGGATATTATTGCCAGGCGGTTCCCAACTCCTCCTTACTGGACGGAGACTGCAATGACACTGACCCGAATATCAACCCGGATGCAAGTGAAATCTGCAACGGAATTGATGATAACTGCGATGGCGCTACGGACGAGGGGCTAGCTCCCCTCGTGGCTCCTATTGCCGGGCAGTCTGTGCAATGTATCAGCCTTGGCTTCGGGGCCACGACTTTCTCGGTACCGCCCGTCAACGGTGCCCTCAACTATAACTGGATTCTACCTCCAGATGTGTCAGTGTTGAATGGACAAGGAACTAATACCCTTACCATCTATTGGAATCTTCCACAGGCGCATGACGGAATTACAGGACCACTGAGATTGGTAGTGACCAATAATTGCGGACAAACAGAGGTAAGCGTTGATCTTCATTTACAGATATCCGTACCTGTTAGGCCTTCCTCTATCTCTGGCCCCAGCAAGCTCTGTCCTGGCGAACAAGCAACTTTTTCTGTACTATCGGTCGCGCGTTGCCGTTTATATAACTGGACACTTCCCACAGGCATGACCCTTTTATCCGGGGCAGGCACCAATATCATAACGGTGGGCATTGACGCTTCATATACAGGAGGTGCCATCAGCCTGACCGCAAACAACGCCTGCGGGACCAGTCCTTCGCGTACAAAAAACCTATTCCTGAACAATCCTGTGATAGCGGGTGTCGTAACGGGACCATCTAGCGGCCTCTGTGAACAATCAGGTATTGCTTACATACTTTCATCGGTACCCGGTGCGACAAGTTATCAATGGACAGTGCCCCAGGGAGCAAGTATCGTCAGCGGTCAGGGGAGCAATAGCATTACTGTTGATTTCGGACCTTCCTTCACCAGTGGGGCGCTCTATGTCATCGCAAATAATAACTGTGGATACTCTTCTGCGCGAACGCTAAGCCTGCAGGCGGCCCCTTCCAAACCGGGCGTGATTACAGGGCTTCAGCAGATCTGTCCCGGACAAGTTCAGGTTCCCTATTCCATCCAGACCGTCAGTAATACTAATACCTACAATTGGTCATTGCTTGCCGGCCTTGGTAACATTGCTAGTGGTCAGGGAACGAAAAATATAACAATCAACTATAATTATGTCAACACTACCGGACAGCAAATGAGTGTAACAGCTTCCAATAATTGCGGCACCTCCATAGCATCCGTTTTAAACGGCATCATTATACAACCTTCCAATTGTAACCGGAATGAAATCTCGCAACAACTGGAAGGTTTTTACCTGTATCCTAATCCTTCCACAAGCATCTTGTTCCTTGGAGGTAACACTAAAGATCCTGTGTTATACAAAATTTTCGACATGACCGGTCAAATCGTGGCGAGCGGAAATACTTCCATGGAAATTAATATATCAGGTCTGGCAGCAGGAATGTATCTGTGTGAAATTAGAGATGCACAGGGAAACATTTTATTATTAGACCGAATGGAAGTACAACGTTAA
- a CDS encoding CHAT domain-containing protein: protein MGNLMLALDYHNKAFSIIKAFYCNLEGYKSDLSCSRHPDYLRCLNNLGAIYAELVNIDSSHFFYNQLLNNINSNIVANFAWLSSDSKKLFWKMNEVYFDRFVYFSSVAYKFSLPTSYLSYNSALIAKSLVLDDNLGFQQAIRSSNNNLVQQNYKELFQLRQRLVNFEFKTGVHDSIKNNLINKADSIDKILVSEIGEYASLKHRFELRWTDVQQSLQVDEAAIEFTRYYDYQDTCYKYMAQVIRKGYEYPHLVKLCAEKELPFTKISSNLPKLYKLVWQPLDTLLKGVTTVYYSPDGRLSSVPFHALCSNDTAGCTYLIDQFTLHRLSTTRYLADSTLIKTKNLEGSIALFGGIQYDVQPDSSNQKKEESNEDFLLSNTLQRESTRGAMSYLPGTKAEVESIAPLFKNLQWTTSLSTGILATETAFKILSDTGSPSIIHIATHGFAFPDKDEKHKDGKGMMMMTANNQQQQYKAAEDPMLRCGLMFAGANLSWTGKQAEMLQKTGDDGILTAAEVSALDLSQTKLVVLSACETGLGKIEGSEGVFGLQRGFKLAGVEQLIVSLWSVPDKETMQLMTTFYSDLAITKDPVKSFAGLKLICAIITPIIPKNGRGLC from the coding sequence ATGGGAAATTTAATGCTTGCTCTTGATTATCACAACAAAGCATTTTCGATAATAAAAGCCTTTTATTGTAATTTAGAAGGCTATAAATCTGATCTGTCATGTTCTAGACATCCCGACTATTTACGGTGTTTAAACAACCTTGGTGCAATCTATGCTGAATTGGTTAATATTGATTCTTCACATTTTTTTTATAATCAGCTACTGAACAATATTAATTCTAATATTGTTGCAAATTTTGCATGGCTTTCTTCTGACTCAAAAAAATTGTTTTGGAAAATGAATGAAGTTTATTTTGATCGATTTGTTTACTTTTCATCGGTAGCATATAAATTTAGTTTGCCAACATCTTATCTTTCATATAACAGTGCCCTAATTGCCAAAAGTCTTGTTCTTGATGATAATCTTGGCTTTCAACAAGCTATCCGATCGTCAAATAATAATTTAGTCCAACAAAATTATAAAGAACTGTTTCAACTTCGCCAAAGGCTAGTTAATTTTGAATTCAAGACTGGAGTACATGATTCTATAAAAAATAACTTAATAAATAAGGCGGACTCTATTGATAAAATTTTAGTTTCAGAGATTGGTGAATATGCTTCCCTTAAACATCGTTTTGAATTAAGATGGACAGATGTGCAACAAAGCTTACAAGTTGACGAAGCTGCAATTGAGTTTACTCGTTATTACGACTATCAGGACACCTGTTATAAGTACATGGCTCAAGTAATTCGTAAAGGATATGAATACCCTCATCTTGTAAAACTTTGTGCGGAGAAAGAACTTCCATTCACGAAAATTAGTAGTAACCTTCCCAAACTCTACAAATTGGTATGGCAACCGCTGGACACACTTTTAAAAGGAGTTACTACCGTCTACTATAGCCCTGACGGCCGCTTATCATCGGTTCCTTTTCATGCACTGTGTAGCAACGATACAGCGGGATGTACCTACCTGATAGATCAGTTTACTTTGCATCGCCTCAGTACAACACGTTATCTGGCCGATAGCACCTTGATCAAGACCAAAAACCTGGAAGGAAGCATCGCTTTGTTTGGTGGTATACAATACGATGTACAACCCGATAGCAGCAACCAAAAAAAAGAAGAAAGCAACGAAGATTTTCTGCTGTCCAATACGCTACAACGCGAAAGCACCCGTGGTGCCATGAGTTATCTTCCAGGGACTAAAGCAGAGGTGGAAAGTATCGCTCCGCTATTTAAAAACTTGCAATGGACGACCAGCCTGAGCACAGGCATTTTAGCTACGGAAACAGCATTTAAAATACTTTCGGATACCGGAAGCCCCTCCATCATCCATATAGCTACGCATGGCTTTGCCTTCCCCGACAAGGATGAAAAGCACAAAGACGGCAAAGGCATGATGATGATGACAGCGAATAATCAGCAACAGCAGTACAAAGCCGCTGAGGATCCCATGCTACGCTGCGGATTGATGTTTGCCGGCGCTAATCTAAGCTGGACAGGCAAGCAGGCGGAGATGCTGCAGAAAACTGGAGATGATGGCATCCTGACGGCAGCAGAAGTATCTGCACTTGACCTGAGTCAAACAAAACTTGTAGTATTATCAGCCTGCGAAACGGGACTTGGTAAGATTGAAGGCAGTGAAGGTGTGTTCGGTTTGCAACGGGGCTTTAAACTGGCCGGTGTGGAACAATTGATTGTAAGTTTGTGGTCAGTGCCAGACAAAGAGACCATGCAGCTAATGACCACCTTCTACAGCGACTTGGCAATTACCAAAGACCCGGTGAAATCTTTTGCGGGGCTCAAACTAATATGCGCAATAATTACCCCGATAATCCCGAAAAATGGGCGGGGTTTGTGCTGA